TACTGTTGGATACCGAGTCCCAGAGAATGATGGAAAGAGACATGCACTGACACTAACCATTAGTGACTACAAGAGAAGGAGAGGGCTGCTTGAATGTGATGATCAAAGATGAGTTTTACCTAGTTATGATAATTTTGGTTTGATAGGCTGTGCTTTTCTTTTAGGGAAAGCTTAATGTAGGGGGTTCAATCTGTTAACTTTTTGATGTCCTAGAACAAAAGTTAGGTCACTTTTATGGTTTTAGACATGCTATGTATACTGTCTATGGTTTTTTTATGTGTAATTTTGCTCCACATGGTGTACAAAATCTAATTATCTAGTCTTGATTGGCATCAATGAAagcttttgttcttgttttggTGGAATGGAGAGCAGGGCAAATGCAGCTGTTGAGGTTGAATAATGAATATGTTCGATAAGATCTCACTTCTACTGATTTCCCTAGAAAGGTCCACTAGAAGAATACTGAAATAGCATATAAGCGGGTTATCAGTTATTGGTTTTCTGAAAACGGTCTCTGCTTCATTTGTTTCGTCAATATTGGCAGGTTAGAGGGACTCGGTCACCAAATTAGATACAGGAAGGTTCTTTGGTATTTCCTTCGCCTcaacattttctttaaattcGCCATGGCAATAAGCTTTATTGAGAAAACAGCTCCTTGTTCCCATAGCCTTTAGCTATGATAAAGAATTGAAAGACTTGAATCAAATTTCTTCAACGTTTTTAAATCAGTTTTTGTCAACGTTTTTAGAGTTTCTAAGGGGCTAAGAGATACAAGTTCCAAATGAAACCAATGAATGCAATGCGCCAACTACTATCCCCATTAAGGCAGGAATGACAAAGTAAAAGATCAAGATATCACAACAGTTCTATGTGACTGACCCTACCAATCCGATGTAGATCCAATTCgatcccaaaaattttgaaattaaggCCTAGTAGTTGTTGTATACGACATTGACAACAGTTAATGATGAAGAAAGTGCCGATGAAATGGACATGCTTTGCTATTGATGAATGATAAGCAATGCCATACAAACGGcattacaagaagaaaaagccaaaaaaaaaaaaaaccaaaaacaaaaaaaaaacatttaccaGAGAAAATGGATGCAGTATGATTGCATATATTTAAAGAAATAGCATTATATTCATGCATCTTTTCAGccaaaatacaatttaaaaattatgtaaaatggCTATAAAAGAATCCCATTTTTATATCTCACCCACTGCCTTGTAATGGGTAAATGAATTGGTAAACATGTTGTACTTTTTAGAATTTACATATAGATGACCAAAGTAAGGCGCCATGAAATAAGGCACCTCAACATAGTCATTTTATCCTCTAAAGCCGATCAACTATATCAATTAATCGGATGacaaatgaaataattattgtaCAGCAACTCGTAAAACGAATGCTTTATGTTGCACTTTGaggttgatattttttttctttatcaaacaCTAATAAACTCTATCCTATACTTGTGGCTGTACAGTAAAAAGGTGTTGGGTCCCTGACTTCCGGAAAATGAAGTCTCATTATACAAGTATCTGAGACTTTGCAGCAAAGCGAGAGCATTTCTTCCGACCACTCTTGCTAAGTGCACAAACACAGATCTCAAGAAGCTCATAATCCTCCTCCCAGAATAACATGGAAGCCATCTCTGGATTCTGCAAGAGCAATTTAGATGCAAGAAACCCAGCAACAGTCCACGTTTGGAAATGTCGGGCTTGCTTTCCAATAAACCTCCCTGTCTGGGTATCATAATATTCAGGCCAATGGTCAACTGGAAGCCTCTTCTCAGCCAAATCAACAGCTTTTTGGGCTAGTTCAAATCTGCCCATCTTCATGCATGCCAATGTGAACTGAAAATAGTAGAAGACAATATTTTAGAAACTACAGATAAATTTTGCCGATACACAAGAAAGATGAATGTTGTGTCAAAATTAGTTTGTATATCTTAAAAATTTCtcccccaacttgccccaaatTCTGCTATTACACAGAGAACAAAGcaacttctttcttcttttttattttaggccACCAATTTATTCAAATTTATCCACTTTTTATGTCAATAACCAAGTACATAAATTGGCCAGCTAGGCAGCTAACAAATGAAGCAGCACATGACACTATTTGACCTACACACTTATCATGCATAAGAGGTTAGGAGTGCCACGTTGATCGGCCTGCCTAACATTATCAATGGTTCCTAGTGGATCCTGCCCATTACTTGCAGAGCTCCCAATGTAAACCAAAGGCTGAATTAggacatgcatttttttttttttttttttttgataagtgaatTAGGACATGCATATCAACATTCAATTccagaaaaaatccaaatttgttGAGCATTCctcaataataatttaatgcAACCAAATCCAGGCTTACCTGCCACAGGAGTGTCGGCCAGGATCCACCATTATGATATGACCATGGGCTGCAAGAATAAAACAAACATTTCAGTTTGATGGAAATTTTTGAAAGAACACTAAACAACTAGCCATATAGCTATAATCTGCACATGCACACATGTACAATAGTCCACAcacagaaaaagagagagagagagtataagaagaaaaatcacGTATTCTTAGGGTCACTGCCAGTGATTATTCGCCATTCCTCAAACTCAAAGGCAGGGTAGCATATCTTAAGTGGCATATGGCCCACAAGATCATCCCATTTGGCTTCAATGAGATTTAACATAGCTGTATTTTGTCTTGGAGTGCCCAAAGATGAAACAATAGACCAAAGATTTCCAAGCGTGAAAAACCTAAAATCCATGTGAGCAGGCTGTAGATTACCCATCATATAGCCGCCTTCCTCTGGAATCCAATCCATCAGCCAAGAAGGAATTTGTTCAGGATAGATATTGAATTTGTTGGTGGCATCCATGGAATATTCCTCCGTTTTATATCGGTAAATCTCATTGATTTTTTTCATGTCCACCCAATAGTATTCTCTGATGTGGAAAGACAGTGCACTGAGCCTATTGTTGATGGCTCTCACCAGATTCTTGGATCCATCATTTACAGCAAGCATTTCACGGGAGCAGCGAAGAGCTGAGTAAAACAGGGCCTGTAAAATCAAATTTCCCAGGAATGAGATACATCAAACATGAGGTAACATAAATAAAGTTGGCAACTTGgcataagaaaaatgttatatatatttatatatatatatatatatatatatatatatattagaaacaAATGCATCAGATCAGGGGGCATGGGCAGTTAAGCAGTAACCAATGACTTCCAGAAATCTTAGCTTCAAAGATCTTCaggatatttttttatacatcaaGTCATCAATAACAGCAATGTGGGGTTAAATCCTTCACCAAGCGCCTTTCTACACATCCTAGAgagtttcaaaacaatccaAGTTTTCAAAAATGCTAAAGAAGATTCAAAATCCCTAGTTAATATCTCCAGGACACAAGTCATCAGACTTTTGGTCATAGGGTTGAGATTATCACATGCTACGCCTAGAGGTGACCTTCAAAAAAGCAAGCTGGCTTAACTTTTCATGTTACCAATGCCAGTGTTAGAAAACACTCAATAATGAGCATTTGTGTGATAGAGcaataaaattagaaaagcACCCTTCATTTATTATctaaagttagctgaaatacaGTGGTATATGAGTGCGTTTGGGAAGAGATGAAAGTTAAAGCTTATTAGAgttttcagcttatttttgctactatttatggggcccattgcactttttaatactattcatgaATCTCACTGTACAATTCAgctagcttttagcttttttctAAAGTACTTTcgacaaaaagttttcagtttcagctaaataagttatttACAAACGGACTCTAGTGCCTAAGCCAATTAatcaaaacacacacaacaaCACTATCAAGTAATTaagaaattatcaaataaattgaaCTCACTTGGATCTCAAGGGGGTGACCATGAATACCCATCCGCCGGTCTATCATGCAGGAGCCATCAGTGACCAACAGAGAAGGAAACATATCAAACCCATCGGTTAAACACAAGTTCAGTATCATTTTTAAGCCAGTCTGAACATCCACCCTTTCTTGTAATGCATAGTCACCAGTGAGTTTTCCATAAGCCCTCAATAGGATAATCCACCACAACCCTACCAAAAGAAGCAAAATACAACAACAAACACCAAGTCATTATATGCTACAAGAAAAGCATTCTTTCAGCATCAATTATTGAGTACATAAGTTAGACAATGAAATCCTACTGTGAAAAATGTAGAGGCCAATAATGGTGGATTCTACAACATTCTTAATTCAAAATAATTGCAAATTCTAGCATGCATTATCTAAAACATTCCACTATAGTATTACACTAACCAGAATCCACAGGTGCAACACGACCAATAGCTGATTCACCAAAATCTGGATCTAGAACTTCTTCATACTTATTTTCCTCAAGAGGCACAGTTCTAACTTTAAAGCTTGCAGGCATCAAGCCCTGCCCTGGGCTATAGCAGTCCACTGTTTTCTCCCAACTCTACATGATAAACAAGAAAACAATCATGGATTCTAGTAATCTCAAGCATTAAACCATTAATGTATCTAAAATTTGCAGGCACCGTTCTTAGATTAAAGTTAGCCAAGACCCAGTCACCTATGCATTTGTAAAAGCAGTAACATCATACGCTACACAAGGGATGAGCAACATATTTCCCCCTGAAAACATGACAAGCTAATGAAAGGCCACAACTCTATCAGGGCAGCATTGAAAACACTAGAATATGACATCTTTAGCACTTGAAACCACAAATTTGCACATTTAAATTAGCCACCAACAAAATCACCTAAAAGGTTTCCCtcacaacaaaataaatcaaaatcacCCAAATTAGTTATTGGTTACACCAAAAGTACGTTTAAGACATTTAGATGTTAAGACACCAAAACAAAGACatacatttaacaatcaaacaGTAAtaccaaatacaaaacacaacACCAATCAATAAAACTATTAAGGAACAAGAATTCGAAAAGTTTGTTGTTGCTATTATTTACCTGCAATTGCAAGGTATGAAGGAGAAAgttcctaacaatctccccttcTCCTTTAAGCAAGAATGCAAGTGCCGAGGGGACGAAGTCCCGGATAAACACCTGATCATAATTCAATGGTTGCTTATCCCCGGGGTCATTCGCCGCCACCGTCCCCACAGGACTCCCGCAATAATACACAACAGCCTCTCTCAACAACCTCCATGCTTCTTTCTCCACCTCactctcctccaccaccaccttGGGTTCAATCAAACCCTCCAAATTCCTTAAATTcacatcaccaccaccatcaccaacACCAACTCCACCATCAACCTCTATCCTAGAGCCTTCTTCCGCAACCATATTCTCATCTTTGTCAATTCTCTCTACCACCAATGGCTTAACATTCGTGCCACCATTGTTACCTTGCACATAGATTCTCTCAAAGCTGTTCTCATTCACGCGTGTCTCCACAGCAGTGGAAAGCACCCTAGAAACAATATAGATACCCCTACCATTGGAAAACCCACCAATACCATTAGGCTTAGACTGGTAAAAACCTGAGCTTGGGAATCGAAAAGCCATGTGGGTATTGCGAATAAAGCGAGCAGAGACCAAAACACGAAAAGGGTGTGCTTGGGTCTGCGAGTTTGGATTGAAAAACTGTGAGTTTCGACATGAGGAGAGGATTTTGGAAGTGGATTTCATGGTTGGTTTGATGAGGAATCTGATTGTGTTCATATGGACGAAGTTTTGGGATTGAACAAGTTGAGAAAATCTATGTGGTGGAAACAAAGGTTATGCATATAGagaatttgggatttttttttttttttctatgagaCTTTGGTgtcaaatagaaaaaaaaaatggtggctTTGAGAATTGAGAGAGTTGGAAATGGAAGAAAACTATGGgaatgaaagtaaaaaaagaggGAGGTGGTGGTTTTTATGTTAGGCGGCGAGGAGGAAAGTCTTGCGTTGGATAAGaagatatttattttattgcttttttttttttttttttctcaagttttagaagattttattaattaatatctggtttcatttttttgggattttttaagtgattataaattttttttaaaaaaatttacttaattGTTTTCATAAAatggtttaaatttttatgaccatcaaaataaaaaatgatagataTCTATTTGAGAATGGTTTATTTTCGAAAGTTTATTTGTATAGTatgaaacaaaaagttaaaaattagcttatttcAAGGTGGTAGTCAAAGCAAAATGCTAAGTTACCAAATGTACACTGATAATTTAGGAGAGAAAAATTAGAAGTCAACAACTATTTAGAACTccaatataacatttttttttttttttttatgtgagacaTGGAGTTATATGTTTGTTGAATAAATTACCATACTTATAAAATGATAGAAAGTGGCTTCATTGTCACCATAAATTAGTTGAATTTAAGGAGAGGAAAAAATGGTATAAAGTGGCTTCATTGTCACCATTAACTAGTTGAATTTatggagaagaaaaatagaTGTTTGAGGTATAGttcattcaattttttgtgGCATCTTccataataaaaagaaaatttctacaCACTTTTATAAAAATCATAGGTAGGAAATTATTagtagttctaatttaaacttattattgaaattacaattttgtcaactaataataatttgtaacaacttaccacttgaaatatattgtaaaaataatgtagaaataacatttttctaataataaaaaaagttgaatttaacaaaaattagtagAATAAATTTGTATGgtagaatcttttttttttttttttggagaagattgTTTAGTAGAATCTGATTGTGTTATATATTGATCTTGAATGGtacttgtggggcccaataatttgtggccccgGCCCATTTgttcattggggcccaaggcccgagccgaggaaggttataacCCAGGCTCgataatacaagtacaaaatagttctgggacacagccgaggacgattcagtcctcggcatgtccgaggtctcaTTGGAAgaaagggtaaaaacggtataggagcagcttggaaaaaatctaaaatatctaggtcaatagagaaaGGTACATTGGAAAATATAACGACTAaggaaagctgctcttactgccattcaatactctgcacctaacagaatcatactctccagcttttacaaccactcccaaccactctggataagggctgatgggacaagtatcagtcttggaaaaagtcgatcctacacgtggacgacggataaggaacacatgctagtataaaaggaaaagtaagcaatccagagcaggggctgggaaaaatggccaaaaaccagagcctcccagcccgcctccaggagaaagactcctaagacgaacacgatttaactatgtatgaacaccacgaaaaaccaccgtctggtgaccaaggcctagtctttcaaacccacgctctataaatgatattgtttggacatttttacgtacgaacccaacactgttacgggtcgttacaaatcgtgtccttacagtattCATGGAGACAGTTATGGGGGGTGGTACTCCTTAACTAGTGAAAGTTTATATGCATGATCTGCATTCTCTATTACTTTGGTAATTTAATGAAACAATTATTAAACTAAATATTCAGCTAAAGTGctcaaagtattttttttctttctttctttctttttagtggGGAAGAAATAAGTGCTCAAAGCTATCTTCAAATAGTTGCTACATCTTTAATTAAGTtttggagttatgaaacaaaacATCCTTTAGCATCCAAATATTTTATACTCCCTCCATCCCATATATTATTGTCTTGTTTAAAAGATTCAAGTTTTTTAGGGAATTTCAcgattttatttcaaataaaaggatataaattttcaacactaccatttttcaattttcttttgatgaatGTCGTTCTCGAAAtaaatgtcttttttattttaaactcaaaaaaatggaGTATTCCTTTTATATAATAAGTTAGAAAAACTATTAACATTATGTCTATAGAGTATTGAAGTTTCAAAAATGCTATGATTTGAGATATcccaaaatagaataaatatcaataaaatgagaaatttgtgtattttgttttaaccccaaaaaataCAGATAAGTGCCAAAATGTCTCCAACTATTAACTTTATTTATATccaagagaatttttttttttttttttttttgggtagaattATCCAAGAGAAATATACTTACTATAAAGAAACTAGAGGTAGATTTTATATATGTGCAAGTTAGATTGTTTTATCTTATCCCAAAACCAACAATATTAATAGAAGTTTCCCCTTATTAAGCGGGTTGCCTATTGGCTTGAGACtttaaataaatctattttatgattttgaatctgcaaaaataaaaaaagaattttctgTTGAGCAATGATATATTTGGAAAGTTCGGTTATTGCTGTTTATTTCGGGGATGATAATAGCGtgtgaaaaatgaaatagtaTATATATCACAAGCATAAGTGCATGACacgtgagaggagagagaaagataagtGTTGGTGAGTGGTGACGTGTAAGGGAGATTGTCCAACACAAAATTTATAACCTGTgacttctccaaaaaaaaaaaaaaaaattattacctGTGATAGTAACGCAAAAAGGATCACGTTGACAAGTGTATTTTAGGACCatgattaataatttattttaagaaaatttttgacattatttttataaaaaatagaaaaaattatcaaaatattaatttttcttttttataagaactttcttaaaatgattgaTTAATAATTATCTTAAAGAAACTCAGTAATATTTCTCCGTCAAATAACTTTTGTGGAAAATTTGGGTCTTGTCTTTTCCTTcacaattttctctctctctctctcttaacaaaattttatttgttgacAAAGTGTGCAATTGTAAGTGCCATGTGGAAAAGTGCACAAAGAATTGACAACCAATGATATTAAAGTTCTTATTATCCACAAAAGAAATACAGGTCATATAGTGAAAATGATATCTAAATCACATCCACTTAAACAAAAATGGACATGGTGTTTGACAGGGAATAGTTATTCACTTCAATGTGGGTTATATGATTGGtcctttgtttctctcttttctttttagtgtTGGGATTGGGATGAGCCAAGTGGATTTTTGACACTGAATCTGAAATTATGGCAGCAAGAATAGCAATCAAATAGATTCTGATATAATTTGCTAAGCATGTGGTAGCTTGAGTAAATTTATAACCAACAATTTTACTAAATTTATAACCAAGCAAAATACTAGTAAAATTGTTGGTTCTATTTGTGGTGTAAGAGAGATTAAAATTACCAGGCAAAGGATAAtattaacttttcttttcttatttttggtaAGGATGATGCTTAATACTTGATGAGTgattaaattgaattttgcCAATAATTCAACTACCAATATTAGAAAAGTcttgttatcattttttttaatagtgaaATGAGAGCAAAAGCTATAGCAAGAATTTTCATAATTTCACTTCACTTATTAGCAAATATTTGCATGAAAATATTGATATGTAATTACATGCAGTAATCTAGAGGTTCTTTAGACTAAGTGTAATTACTAATAGACTCTTATTAACAAGTGTCAAAGTGCACTCGTTAAGGAGGAATCTAACAAGTCTTACATTGAAAAGTAACAAAAGTTAATACTAAACAACTATCTATTTAACAAAAAGTAGCTcgattctctaaaaaaaagtaaaaataaaaatcaatcaatgTAACAAACAATTCAATTCAACACCCATTAACCAAACCCTTGACAAAATTGCAAAATCTGCTCATCATATAAGGGGAAAAAGGTGAAAAATTAGTGTCTATGCCATGGCTCCCTTCATATATACATGTGGGTCAGCCCAACCTGTTATCTCCAAAATATGGGTGGACAGTGGACACAGCCCATGTTCATGCCCAGCTATAATTCCAACCAAAGTCTAGCACATCCTCTGTTTTAGAGTGATCTCCATCCATAGTCTCTATAGTCTCTATTCTCCACCTCACTTCATtcctcctttccttttttttttctctctcttgagtCTGAAATGACCACCACCATTATCTTGAACTCGCtccttcctcctcctcctcctcctcctcctcctcctcagaCTCACTCACCCTCCGGGTTAACTCGTTACACGACGTCGTTCCCTCTCCGCTACTCAACTACTATTTCTTGCAATGTTCAAACGGTAATTCTTCCAACCTTCAAAACACCCCAACCCCACAACAaatatagtcttttttttttttttttttttccttcttcttaaTTTTCTATACTAAGTAAAAGGGACAGcaagtttgattttttatgttttattttcctATGGGTGTTTAAGGTTGTCTGCTGTGACTTTAAAACTTTACTTTGTAACATAGATGTTATGGGCTATGCAATTCAATGCATGTTAGTTAAAAGCATATATATGTATAGTTAGAACAATGTTGAGCTTAAATGATTGTATAGTCATACTGAGATTAGTGACTGCAAAAGAAGGCTAGAAGAGTGGAAGTCAATTCTATTTTGTCTATTGGAGAGACTATGGAGTTCTTTCAACCTATTTGATTTAAGatagaaatgtttttttttttttttaaatttaatttttggggTGCTTTTAACTTCAAATGATAAGATTTAATCCATGGCATATGTGTTGTTAggaatataaaataattgttgtaatcCCTTTAGTTAGGTAATTACTTAGTTAGTTGAGATTAGGATTAGTTAGTTAGAATTTAACACATGGCTTAATTCATAGAGTACATGTTGAATTAACTAGCCAATTATCTTGAGTCATGTGGGCTAATGAGATTAGAGACagtctcctataaatacataattgtaattcaacattagatatcattgaagaataaaccaattgaTTGCTTAGTatatttcctctctctctcaatatttttttgtggagggtgactacctcgAACTAAGTCCATTTTCCAACAATTCTCATGCATTCCCCTACAATTCTTATCCATCTCCATTAAGAACCTCTAAGTTCCTAACATGTGTCATAGTGCTATAATTCTATAAATCGCCACTTGGCTGAGATACTTGTGGTTCAATGGTTTGATGGGACTGAGAAAACTTTCATCCTGACCTCATATATGCTGCTGAATTAGAATATATCACGGTGCAGTCAAGTAGGAGCCAGGAGGTTGTTTGCATTTGGCAGGTACAAAAGTGTTCATTATCAAATGGACGAGGTTAAGCATTTGTCAGGAAGGCATTGTCAATTCCCCAAAGACGTgaaaaaatctaacaatttaaattttcttctagttctttttgataaattaaaagagaaaaaggggttGTAGGAAAGTTTGGAAAAACAAATGAATTGGTAACGACAGGATTTGTTTCTAACTGTTAGTTCCCCTTATACTTTCTAAGAACTACTAATTGGGTTAGGCTATATTTGTTTTGAGAAATGCCTGCTTATGAGGTCTTTTCATATTGAGCATCCTGTTTGGTAATAAACACCACTTGTGTTTACAATATGATGTATGTTTCATCAAGTAGTATTCTAGCTTTCGTTTTTATGTTCCATAACAATGTCTTTTAATTATACTTTTTCTAATA
This genomic stretch from Quercus lobata isolate SW786 chromosome 3, ValleyOak3.0 Primary Assembly, whole genome shotgun sequence harbors:
- the LOC115979868 gene encoding alkaline/neutral invertase A, mitochondrial-like, with protein sequence MNTIRFLIKPTMKSTSKILSSCRNSQFFNPNSQTQAHPFRVLVSARFIRNTHMAFRFPSSGFYQSKPNGIGGFSNGRGIYIVSRVLSTAVETRVNENSFERIYVQGNNGGTNVKPLVVERIDKDENMVAEEGSRIEVDGGVGVGDGGGDVNLRNLEGLIEPKVVVEESEVEKEAWRLLREAVVYYCGSPVGTVAANDPGDKQPLNYDQVFIRDFVPSALAFLLKGEGEIVRNFLLHTLQLQSWEKTVDCYSPGQGLMPASFKVRTVPLEENKYEEVLDPDFGESAIGRVAPVDSGLWWIILLRAYGKLTGDYALQERVDVQTGLKMILNLCLTDGFDMFPSLLVTDGSCMIDRRMGIHGHPLEIQALFYSALRCSREMLAVNDGSKNLVRAINNRLSALSFHIREYYWVDMKKINEIYRYKTEEYSMDATNKFNIYPEQIPSWLMDWIPEEGGYMMGNLQPAHMDFRFFTLGNLWSIVSSLGTPRQNTAMLNLIEAKWDDLVGHMPLKICYPAFEFEEWRIITGSDPKNTPWSYHNGGSWPTLLWQFTLACMKMGRFELAQKAVDLAEKRLPVDHWPEYYDTQTGRFIGKQARHFQTWTVAGFLASKLLLQNPEMASMLFWEEDYELLEICVCALSKSGRKKCSRFAAKSQILV